One stretch of Nicotiana tabacum cultivar K326 chromosome 18, ASM71507v2, whole genome shotgun sequence DNA includes these proteins:
- the LOC107797019 gene encoding ABC transporter F family member 1-like, whose translation MAKYTTFVALLFCLLLIAATISQEGLSGITRSNRDSHSSIYILKNSAAEVNSLPLYDLYHSTTLPSKQNHVDPNANPKGDEKQKIKDLDPRIALVGPNGAGKSTLLKLMKGDLLPTDGMVKRHNHLKIAQYYQHLAEKLDMDMSALQYMMREYPGNEEEEMRAAIGRFSLTGKAQVMAMKNLSDGQRRRVIFVWLAYRQPHMLLLDEPTNHLDIETIDSLAEALNEWNGGMVLVSHDFRLINQVAHEIWICENQVVTRREGDIMDFKKHLKKRAGLRG comes from the exons ATGGCGAAATACACAACCTTCGTTGCCCTTCTCTTCTGTCTTCTCCTTATCGCTGCTACTA TAAGTCAGGAAGGTTTGTCTGGAATAACAAGGTCAAACAGAG ATTCACACAGTAGTATCTACATTCTGAAAAATAGCGCGGCAGAAGTAAACAGTTTGCCTCTATATGATCTTTACCATTCAACTACATTGCCTTCAAAACAAAATCATGTCGACCCCAATGCCAACCCCAAGGGTGACGAGAAGCAAAAAATCAAAG ATCTCGATCCCAGGATAGCACTTGTGGGGCCTAATGGAGCTGGAAAGAGCACACTGCTTAAGCTGATGAAAGGGGATTTACTCCCCACTGATGGCATGGTTAAGCGGCATAACCATCTAAAAATTGCGCAGTACTATCAGCATTTGGCTGAGAAGCTAGACATGGATATGTCAGCTCTTCAGTACATGATGAGAGAGTACCCTGGGAATGAAGAGGAGGAGATGAGGGCAGCAATTGGGAGGTTTAGCCTCACAGGTAAAGCTCAAGTAATGGCTATGAAGAACTTGTCGGATGGTCAACGTAGAAGGGTGATTTTTGTGTGGTTGGCTTATAGGCAACCTCACATGCTGTTGCTGGATGAGCCAACCAACCATCTTGATATCGAGACAATTGACTCACTAGCAGAGGCATTGAATGAATGGAATGGTGGGATGGTTCTAGTTAGTCATGATTTTAGGCTCATAAACCAGGTTGCCCATGAGATATGGATATGTGAAAATCAGGTTGTGACGCGACGGGAGGGTGACATCATGGACTTCAAGAAACACTTGAAAAAGAGGGCCGGATTGCGCGGCTGA